A window of the Halichoerus grypus chromosome 2, mHalGry1.hap1.1, whole genome shotgun sequence genome harbors these coding sequences:
- the LOC118540874 gene encoding olfactory receptor 2L2-like, producing the protein MRSGNETETTDFILLGFFPEFKHITAMVSIILLIYVAAFTGNTLLILIWLYSHLHTPMYFLLSQLSLMDLTLTSSIVPMMAANFFSGWRSISFMACGTQIFFSLTVAIAECILITLMCFDRYVAICDPLRYPVIINPKVCLQMIAMSWAGGALTSLGHTAFTLHFNICSPREIPLFFCEVMAVLRIVCEDITAYEKAVVITSIVVLLLPLSLILSSYVLIFLAVLRMNSPEGRNKALATCSSHLCVVGLYFGPGMCIYMRLGSAKTPKLNEGLFLFGTVLTPLLNPLAYTLRNKEVLQVNGRNPIITHRQNKDAPAKGHFVS; encoded by the coding sequence ATGAGGAGTGGGAATGAGACAGAAACCACAGATTTCATTCTCCTGGGCTTCTTCCCTGAATTTAAACACATCACAGCCATGGTCTCCATCATTCTCCTGATCTACGTGGCTGCCTTCACTGGCAACACTCTTCTGATCCTCATTTGGTTGTATTCCCATctccacacccccatgtacttccTTCTCAGTCAGCTCTCCTTAATGGACTTGACTTTGACCTCTAGCATTGTCCCCATGATGGCAGCCAACTTCTTCTCTGGATGGCGGAGCATATCATTCATGGCTTGTGGGACTCAAATTTTCTTCTCCCTGACTGTGGCCATTGCAGAATGCATCCTTATAACTCTAATGTGCTTTGATCGTTATGTGGCTATATGTGATCCTCTCCGATACCCAGTCATCATCAATCCTAAGGTTTGCTTACAGATGATTGCCATGTCTTGGGCTGGAGGGGCACTTACTTCCCTGGGCCACACTGCTTTTACCTTGCATTTTAATATCTGCAGCCCCAGAGAGATTCCCCTCTTCTTCTGTGAAGTCATGGCTGTGCTTAGGATCGTCTGTGAGGATATCACAGCCTATGAGAAGGCAGTGGTGATAACAAGCATCGTTGTTCTGCTGCTGCCCTTATCTCTTATCTTGTCTTCCTATGTTCTCATCTTCCTTGCTGTACTCCGAATGAACTCCCCAGAAGGCAGGAACAAGGCTCTGGCCACCTGCTCCTCTCATCTCTGTGTGGTGGGTCTCTATTTTGGTCCAGGTATGTGCATCTACATGAGACTCGGTTCTGCCAAGACTCCAAAGTTGAATGAGGGTCTCTTTCTGTTTGGAACTGTCCTCACTCCACTCCTAAACCCTCTTGCCTATACTCTTAGGAACAAGGAAGTCCTCCAGGTAAATGGCAGAAATCCCATTATCACCCATAGGCAAAACAAAGATGCACCAGCAAAGGGGCATTTtgtcagttaa